The Cydia amplana chromosome 19, ilCydAmpl1.1, whole genome shotgun sequence genome includes a window with the following:
- the LOC134657335 gene encoding trafficking protein particle complex subunit 3, translated as MSRQTSRLDAKKVNSELLTLTYGALVSQMLKEIDNTDDVNKQLERIGYNMGVRLIEDFLARTTSTRCLEMRETADKIQQAFRLYLNMQPTVTSWSSSGDEFSLVWDQCPLSEWVEMPNNGLKYCMLIPGAIRGALQMVQLEVQCWFVQDQLKGDPVTELRVKYIKRLEDAVPAGED; from the exons ATGTCTCGTCAGACCTCTAGACTGGACGCTAAGAAAGTT AATTCAGAGCTGTTGACGCTCACCTACGGTGCACTGGTGTCTCAGATGCTGAAGGAGATTGATAATACGGATGATGTAAATAAGCAGCTGGAGAGAATCGGGTATAACATGGGTGTTCGTCTTATTGAGGACTTTTTGGCCCGAACTACGTCCACCCGCTGTCTGGAGATGAGGGAGACTGCTGATAAAATTCAACAGGCGTTTAG ATTATACCTAAACATGCAGCCAACAGTAACCAGCTGGAGTAGTTCCGGAGACGAGTTCTCGCTGGTCTGGGATCAGTGTCCGCTGAGCGAGTGGGTGGAAATGCCCAATAACGGCCTTAAGTACTGCATGCTGATACCGGGGGCTATTCGGGGCGCGTTGCAAATGGTGCAACTGGAAGTCCAGTGCTGGTTTGttcag GATCAACTGAAAGGTGACCCCGTGACCGAGCTCCGAGTCAAATACATCAAGAGGCTAGAAGATGCCGTGCCCGCTGGGGAGGACTAA